A single window of Halobacillus naozhouensis DNA harbors:
- a CDS encoding cytochrome ubiquinol oxidase subunit I, which translates to MFFEDSVLMSRLLTFLTLGFHVIFATVGVGIPIMISIAEWIGIKKKDPHYTLLARRWTRGLTITVAVGVVTGTAIGLQLSLLWPSFMKVAGNVISLPLFMEVFAFFFEAIFLGAYLYTWDRFKNPIYHWLLSIPVVIGSTLSAFFITTVNAFMNAPQGFETEGDKLVAVDPFAAMFNPATPTKVAHVVSSSYLTSAAILATIAAFIMLVRKSSIYHKKALKLTVAATFIFAVATAVAGDSSAKYLAEYQPEKLAAGEWHFETEKNADLIVFGTLNENNEVENAIRIPGALSFLAHGDFNAPVEGLNETPEDERPPLWIHYMFDFMVMIGFYLVGISFLFLVFWKMKRWNEFNRWLLTGLAAVGPLAMLAIEFGWIFSEVGRQPWILRGFMTVAEGATTSPHVGLMFLLFLALYIVLGVGCLVVLRKIFKNNPAELELESRYPHVKESDKE; encoded by the coding sequence ATGTTCTTTGAAGACAGCGTCCTGATGAGCCGATTGCTTACCTTCTTAACCCTCGGATTTCATGTCATCTTTGCAACTGTTGGTGTCGGAATTCCGATTATGATTTCGATCGCCGAGTGGATCGGCATTAAGAAGAAGGATCCACATTATACCTTATTAGCGAGAAGGTGGACGAGGGGGCTGACCATTACAGTTGCTGTTGGGGTTGTAACCGGAACAGCGATTGGTTTACAGCTTTCTTTATTATGGCCAAGCTTTATGAAAGTAGCAGGAAATGTGATCAGCCTTCCATTATTTATGGAGGTCTTTGCCTTTTTCTTCGAAGCTATTTTCCTGGGAGCTTACTTATATACGTGGGATCGTTTTAAAAATCCGATTTATCACTGGCTGCTGTCGATTCCGGTAGTTATCGGATCTACTTTATCAGCCTTCTTCATTACAACGGTAAATGCCTTTATGAACGCCCCACAGGGGTTCGAAACTGAAGGAGATAAGCTGGTCGCGGTAGACCCGTTTGCGGCGATGTTCAACCCGGCTACACCGACAAAAGTAGCTCACGTGGTTAGCTCGTCTTATTTAACATCGGCAGCTATTTTAGCTACGATAGCCGCGTTTATTATGTTAGTTCGTAAGAGTAGCATTTATCATAAAAAAGCTTTAAAGCTAACCGTAGCTGCTACATTTATTTTCGCTGTAGCTACAGCCGTGGCCGGGGATTCTTCAGCTAAATACCTTGCCGAATACCAGCCCGAAAAACTAGCCGCCGGCGAATGGCACTTTGAGACAGAGAAGAACGCGGATCTTATTGTATTTGGTACGTTAAACGAAAATAATGAAGTAGAAAATGCCATACGGATTCCCGGGGCCTTGAGCTTTCTGGCTCATGGAGACTTTAATGCTCCCGTGGAGGGCTTGAATGAAACACCTGAAGATGAACGGCCGCCGCTTTGGATTCACTACATGTTTGATTTTATGGTGATGATCGGTTTCTATTTAGTCGGCATCTCGTTCCTTTTCTTAGTTTTCTGGAAAATGAAACGCTGGAATGAGTTTAATAGATGGTTGTTAACAGGTCTTGCTGCTGTAGGCCCGCTAGCGATGCTCGCCATCGAATTTGGCTGGATTTTTTCTGAAGTGGGCCGTCAGCCTTGGATTTTACGAGGATTTATGACCGTGGCTGAAGGGGCCACCACGTCACCGCACGTCGGTTTAATGTTTTTACTCTTCCTTGCCCTGTATATCGTCTTAGGAGTAGGATGCTTAGTTGTTCTCAGAAAAATATTTAAGAACAATCCTGCAGAACTTGAATTGGAAAGTCGCTACCCTCATGTAAAGGAGAGTGACAAAGAATGA
- a CDS encoding cytochrome d ubiquinol oxidase subunit II codes for MSYEYIGITVLWLFLYGYLIVASIDFGAGFFAYYARLTKQDHIINKLISRYLSPVWEVTNVFFVFFFVGLVGFFPDTAYYFGQSLLVPGSIAIVLLAIRGSFYAFESYGSKDNHVYMFLYGATGLLIPASLATAMTISEGGFIEETANGVHLMIGKLLTSPYSWSVVLLAIVSVLYISSTFLTYYAHRADDDPALAIVRKYALFWSSPTIIASLTTFIALSQHNFAHFQKAIELWWVFGLSVAFFMIGLFLIYQGKYYGWAFIAVMFQFFFAFFGYGASHLPYIIKPFVTITNGATNETMGLTLIIAFIGGLLLLIPSLIMLMRMFLFDADYVQGKK; via the coding sequence ATGAGTTATGAATATATTGGGATCACGGTCCTCTGGTTATTTCTGTACGGATACTTGATCGTTGCTTCTATCGATTTCGGTGCCGGATTCTTTGCTTATTATGCCAGGCTGACGAAGCAGGACCATATTATTAATAAACTCATTTCAAGGTACCTTTCACCAGTATGGGAAGTGACCAACGTATTCTTTGTCTTTTTCTTCGTTGGTCTTGTCGGATTTTTCCCGGATACGGCATACTACTTCGGTCAATCCTTGCTCGTACCGGGAAGTATTGCGATCGTCCTGCTTGCGATACGCGGCTCTTTCTATGCATTTGAAAGTTATGGATCAAAAGATAACCATGTGTATATGTTTCTTTACGGAGCCACAGGCTTATTGATCCCAGCTTCGCTTGCTACCGCTATGACAATCTCAGAAGGAGGATTTATCGAAGAAACAGCAAATGGAGTTCACTTGATGATTGGCAAATTGCTGACCAGTCCGTACTCCTGGAGTGTGGTGCTGCTTGCGATTGTATCGGTACTATATATCAGCTCGACATTTCTTACCTATTATGCACATCGGGCCGATGATGACCCAGCCCTTGCTATCGTTCGCAAATATGCACTGTTCTGGAGTTCACCAACGATTATTGCCAGCTTAACAACGTTCATCGCATTAAGTCAGCATAACTTCGCTCATTTCCAAAAAGCCATTGAGCTTTGGTGGGTGTTCGGGCTTTCGGTTGCATTCTTTATGATCGGCTTATTTCTCATCTATCAAGGGAAGTATTATGGTTGGGCCTTCATCGCCGTGATGTTCCAGTTTTTCTTTGCTTTCTTTGGATATGGGGCTTCCCATCTACCTTATATCATCAAACCATTTGTCACGATTACGAATGGTGCTACGAATGAAACAATGGGCCTCACCTTAATTATTGCTTTTATAGGTGGACTGCTGTTGTTAATACCATCTCTAATCATGCTCATGCGTATGTTTTTATTCGATGCAGATTATGTCCAGGGAAAAAAATAG
- a CDS encoding potassium channel family protein, whose protein sequence is MKKDFAVVGLGRFGGSICRELNNEGMEVLALDLDEEKVNEYRDIAAHAVIADSTDESVLKELGLGNFDHVIVAIGDNILSSILTTVILKELGIATVTVKAQNDYHEKILRKIGADHVVHPERDMGKRIAHNIISNNILDYIELSDDHSVVEVKAGERMSGQTLVDLDIRAEYGCNVVAIKRDKDVIVSPMATEEIQHRDVLIVIGADKDISRFEKNLVVEN, encoded by the coding sequence ATGAAAAAGGACTTTGCAGTCGTAGGGCTGGGCCGCTTCGGCGGCAGTATATGCCGTGAACTCAATAATGAAGGCATGGAAGTGTTAGCCTTAGACTTGGATGAGGAAAAAGTAAATGAATACAGGGATATTGCCGCACACGCTGTTATAGCAGACTCGACAGATGAAAGTGTGTTAAAAGAGCTAGGGTTGGGTAACTTTGACCATGTCATCGTAGCGATTGGGGACAACATTTTATCCAGTATTCTAACCACGGTAATTCTCAAAGAACTAGGAATTGCGACGGTTACCGTCAAAGCACAAAATGATTATCACGAGAAAATTTTACGGAAAATCGGGGCAGACCATGTTGTTCACCCAGAGCGTGATATGGGTAAACGAATTGCCCATAACATTATCTCTAATAACATTCTCGATTATATTGAATTATCTGATGATCACAGCGTGGTAGAAGTTAAAGCTGGTGAAAGAATGAGTGGACAAACCCTTGTTGACCTGGATATCCGTGCCGAATACGGTTGTAACGTTGTAGCGATTAAGAGGGATAAAGACGTTATTGTTTCTCCGATGGCTACTGAGGAAATTCAGCATAGAGATGTGCTAATCGTCATAGGTGCCGATAAGGATATTAGTCGATTTGAGAAAAATTTAGTTGTGGAAAATTGA